The following nucleotide sequence is from Nitrososphaerota archaeon.
GGCCCCCTCCTCCAGGATCTGCAGCCCCGCGGGTGGATTTCCAAAGGCGCCGGTAACCACCAGGATATCTCCAGGCTTCACTCCATTTCGTCCGACCACCCGCCGACTGAACCCCAACATCACGCAATCGATCACAAGCTCCGAAGCTTCGTTGGTGTCCCCCCCGACCAGGTTCACCCCCCACTTCCTCTCCGCATCCCTCAATCCTTCCCCAATTTGGTTCACTTGGGCTTGGGTGGTCCCCCTCCTCAAGCCGAGCGAGACCATGAACGAGTCCGGCTTCACCCCCTTGGCCGCGAAGTCGCTCACGCACATGGCCACCGCCTTCCTCGCCGCCTGTCTGTAGTCCATCCCGGCCGGCACATCAGTCCCCTCGACGAGCATGTCCACCTTCAGCACAAGCTTCCCCCCGCGGGTGGGGACCAGGGCCACATCGTCGCCTATGGGATAGTATCCAGAGGGAACCCTCCCGGCCTTGCCAAGGATCGATTGTATGACCTGCAGTTCGTCAGGCGTCTTACCTGCTCAGCTCCTTGATCTTCGCAGCGAAGGTCTTCGCAATCTGGCCCGCCCTCGCGGAGGTTCTCGCCTCGGCCGAGACCCTCACCAGGTCTTCGGTCCCCGAGGGCCTGACGAGGACCCATTCATGCTTGTCCAGGATTATCTTCACCCCGTCCGAAGTGTCGGCCCCGTTGTACTTCTTTGCGAGGGCCTTGAGCGCCTTCTGCACCCTTCCGCGAGGAACCACCAGGGCCACCCGCTCCTGACAGTAGGAGGGGATTGAATCGTACAGCTTCCTCCCCTGCTTCCTGAGCCCTCTTATGATCACAAGCGCAGCCAGCATCGAGTCCCTGCAGTAGTTGAACTCCCCGTCTATCAGGCCGCCGCTGCTCCCCTCTCCGCCGAGCCTCGCTCCCTTTTCTTTCATGACCGCAACCGCGTTGGCCTCTCCCACCTTCGACCGAAAGACCTGCCCTCCTGCCTTCACGACCACGTCATCCACTGCCTGGGTGGTGTCAAGCGACACCACGACCCTCTCGCCCCGTTCGACTACCTCCGAGAGCGCCAGCGTCAGCATGTAGTCGCCTGACTTCTTCCTTCCTCCAGAGTCGACGATGACCAGCCTATCTCCGTCGCAATCGAAGGCCAGTCCAATGTCGCATCTCCTTTCCTTGACAAGCTTCCTGAGGACAAGGAGCTCGTCCGCAACCGGGTCGACCTTCCTGTTGAAGACCCCATAGGCGTCATTGACGGAGACAATCTCGCAACCGAGCCTCTTCAGAACTTGCGGGGAGTGCGAAGCTGCCGCCCCTCCCCCGAGGTCCATGGCCACCTTGATTCCATCGCAGGAGCCAGCTCCGAACCGCAAGACGAGGTCTTCCACATAGGTCGGCCGTGTAGCTCTCCTAATCGTCCCGGCTCCGAATTTATCTCGCCTCCCGGGCTCCCCTCCAACGACCGCGTCGAAGACTTCCTTCCCTATGCCTATGCCCTCGTCTATGAACTTCAAGCCGTTGAACTCGGGCTCGTTGTGCGATGCGGTGACCATGACCGCCGGCTTCCTCCTCTCCCGACTCTCCCTGAACAGAGCCGGCGTCGAGATTATCCCGTAGTCGAGAACCTGTGCCCCCCCGGCCATGATCGCTGCAGCGGCTGCTCTGCTCATCGCCGGCCCTGTGCTCCTCGTGTCTCTGCCTAGGAGGACTTCGTCCGACCCGACCGCGATTACGAAGTTCCGTGCGAAGCGCGAAACGTC
It contains:
- the thiL gene encoding thiamine-phosphate kinase — protein: MQSILGKAGRVPSGYYPIGDDVALVPTRGGKLVLKVDMLVEGTDVPAGMDYRQAARKAVAMCVSDFAAKGVKPDSFMVSLGLRRGTTQAQVNQIGEGLRDAERKWGVNLVGGDTNEASELVIDCVMLGFSRRVVGRNGVKPGDILVVTGAFGNPPAGLQILEEGARAESRFRKRVVRSVTDPSPNLAVGLALGKYLTSAMDSSDGLARSLHTLARAGGVGFEVDSLPIAEGVANFAKLNGLSADELVLGGGEEYVIVGTVAPAKLAAAEKAARQAGGKLLRIGRATSKKGKMVLKSKGRWRRIEDAGWTHLD